From Cucumis melo cultivar AY chromosome 1, USDA_Cmelo_AY_1.0, whole genome shotgun sequence, a single genomic window includes:
- the LOC103490154 gene encoding uncharacterized protein LOC103490154, translating to MASTKVQRIMTQPINLIFRFLQSKARIQIWLFEQKDLRIEGRIIGFDEYMNLVLDDAEEVNVKKKSRKTLGRILLKGDNITLMMNSGK from the exons ATGGCGAGCACCAAAGTTCAGAGGATTATGACCCAACCTATA AACTTGATTTTCAGGTTTCTTCAAAGT AAAGCTCGAATTCAAATATGGCTTTTTGAGCAAAAAGACCTGAGGATTGAAGGCCGAATTATT GGATTTGACGAATATATGAATTTGGTTTTGGATGATGCTGAGGAAGTCAATGTAAAGAAGAAGAGCAGGAAAACTTTGG gGAGGATATTGCTTAAAGGGGATAACATAACTCTGATGATGAACTC GGGCAAGTGA